Genomic DNA from Prunus persica cultivar Lovell chromosome G1, Prunus_persica_NCBIv2, whole genome shotgun sequence:
GGCataagaattttaaaaaaattaaaattaaaaataaataaaaactgagcAACACTCGCACAAGTTTTACTTGgagtaaaaatattttgtgtAAAGGGATGCAGGAAACTATCGCTTACTCAGTAAAGCCTTCGTACACAGTTCCATACGAACCACTTCCCAAACGGTGACCCTTTTGCCACGATGACGAAACACTGCGTCTGAATTTCCCGTTTGGCGAAAAAATACTATGGATTGGCTCCAGCTTTGCTCTAGAAGTAGCATCAAAACCAacactttcattttcattttgattattGGATGGAGATAAGCCAGATGACAAAGAATCATCAGACAAATCATTGTCCTTTCCAAAATTCGCTTCATCTATCACTTCCCTCTCACCATTTGCTTCATTTACAAGGTCCTCTTCTTCATCCGAATACCTCACATCACCAACACGAATGGGCGAATTTGCTACACGAATATGGTTTTGAGGAGAAAAAGATTTCAATACAATCGGAGGCGGGCGCAGACCTTTAattcctccaccaccaccacccttTCTGGCATTTCCCCCAAACTTCGCCGCATTCGAAGCGCTAATTTCATTGTCGAGCCTAACCCTAACTTCGGATTTCTCCAAAACGGCGCCGCTTTCCGCTCTGTCTGGCAATTCATGAGGGCTTTCATGGCGGAGGCGAGAGCGAGGCGGGAAGTGGGAGGAAGAAGAGCGAGCTCGCTGGGCCTCCCAGGCTGCGATTGGGATGGAGAAGTCTTCGGGGCCGGAAAGCCCAAGGCTGCGGCAGATGAGGTCGAATTCGCCCTCAATGCCTCTGACGCGGAAGCTGGGTTGGTGGTCAGAGAGAGGCGAGTGGTCCAGAGAGCGAGTTCTGATAGAGGGGGAGCCATGGccgaaggaagaagaagaaggagaagaagaggaggaggaggttgaGGCGTCGTAGTCTATGTTCCTCATGGCGTTTCGGCGATCGAGCTTCGGTTTCGGGCGTTTCGATTGCTTGGCGTCCATGGTGCTGCTCTGTTTGGCTACTTAGTTTCGAGCTTGAAGTTTCAAATGAGAGGAGCTTGGTGGTGAGTCAGGTGGGTGGCTTTTGACAGTTGCTTGGTCTTCTAGCTTGTGTCAAGTGGACATTGATATACAGACTCATAGCATCAGCGCTGTACGCGGTTCTACTTCTATCCAGTATACAGACAAAGAAAGAGAGTTGGAACAAGTTGAAACGGACAAAGAGCTGAAACGTTGACACTTGGCCACACCTTGGAGGCCTATCTTGTTATACGAGCGTCTCCATCCATAAGGGCTAAGTttagggcaagggcaagcaagggctgccactatttaTATGAATAGTGTCAGTCTTGTCATTTGTTGTTTCACCCATGAGGGCTAAGTCtaaggcaattactattcatttaaatttatttttcattttttatacttaaaccattgattttgataagcttttcagataagattttcgattCCCAAATGTTAATATTTATCGTAAAATTCTCacctaaaaataaagataaaattttgaaattaaatttggtgtggaaagtgaataatattagTAGGTATGTATAGAAAAAATTTCCATAatgttttgatattttttttaaaattttttgataatttttttcaatttttttagccaaaaattggacaaCAGTTGGATTGTGCAAGATTTTTTGATCGGAGGCTCCAGGAGAAGCCACGTGACTTGTAACCATTGGGCAATGTGGGCTGGTGGgtccaacagtaaaaaaaaaatatttgaaaatcaGCTGCTGACGTCAACAGCCCGCGGGCAACATCCCAGTCAATTTCTGCCTGTGGGCTTACCCGGGCTGGTGGGTCTCATGCCTTGCCCGGGTTGGATTCCTACACTGGAGCCTCATTGGGCTTGCCAGGGGGGCCTTTTGCCCAGTTTGATAGCAGCGCTGGAGCTGCTCTAAGGGCTGTGAATTGATGACCGCATGACGGTATTGATGAATATAgcaaaacaattcaaattgGTATTCTGTCACGTTGAGAACAAAGTTTCACTAATGTTCTATAGCAGAAACTGGTGAGATGCAgtaaaacaattcaaaatctGGTAATGTACCACTTTTAGCATAGCAACCACAAAAACTAGTAAACATGAGGGGGAGAGGCAGTTAAAACAATCCAAAAATTTGGTAGAGTACTACTTTTAGCACATAGTATCACTTTGGGCACAACATACATTATTGTCGGTAGTCACCGGAGaaagcaagaagaaaaaatggtcAAGTGATTTGGGTATGTGAAACAATTGATAATTTTGCACGAGAGTTGAGTATGCGGTGACAACAATGAGAGCTTTGCAGCAAGATGAGGGTAGGGATGCAAATTAAACCAATCAGTTGAAGATAATCTTTGGGTGGGGTGGGTTCTTTCGTTGGCATGGGAAGAAATTAGGGCAAAGAAGATCGAAGAGAATGGAGGAAGAGACTTTCGTACACAATACATGGCAACTGTTACCTTCAACTTACGGGTCCGACCATTACTTTAAATGAAAGTGGGTTTTCAGACAATGAATTGGAAtgtgaaataaaattataagtaGTAATACATACTTAGGACATTCCCTAATGAAGTGGAGGATAATTTGTCATATGTTATGTGTTTTCTGTTTTAGATTTATTAAcagaaatgaaaaagtatattaaaaaaaaaaagaaaagggaaaatgggTGAAGGGGTGAGGATGTTGAGAGTATTGTCCAACATTGAACTGTTAAAAGACCTAGCATGAGATTATACGGAGTTGAGCTGTTTTCCCTATTTGTAAGTAATTTTGGGATGGAacttcaacttccttcatagTATTAGAGCATATATTCAGGGGCGAAGCCACACTGGGACCAATGTGGTCCCAAGCCCCCACTcaatgtttttatattttaaaaataatatactgTTACgtatttttatatgtatattatttcaaatacTTTACGTTTTGATATATATTCACATGTGTTGTGGCAGACCTATTAAGACACAAGGAGGTGCTTTAAATTGCCATTTTGCTCAACTGGTAGTGGTGCACTCCATGTGTACAGATtactttatttcaattttcaacatttaagtaaatgtctttgtccttttactttcatttattttaatattactctatttacttaagtttacaatgtaaataaggaagtaccccatatttagattcaaataaaaatactagaaaatcaaattccaaccaaatcaaaatatgaaaaatcggttttagtgcaaaatacgatttaggctaaaaatgatggctcattaagtcaatatatatttcatactaaaatctcataaaatcaagttttcttatttgatgtgtaaggaataaaagccgcccaaaattatattgagaaaatgattattccaaaaaacaatttttcatacttagtcaatattttttcatgtatgatatgaatgcataaAGGGACctaagttttttttagtttgtgaaattttgattttttctttctattgggTTTAATGGGGGGAAAAGCTTTAAAGATATTTGCTAAATCGCTACTCTTTGTCTATCTCTTGCAATTTTTCTTGCTCGGAATGTATTTGTCTATCCATTTGTCTAGGATTATGATTGCAACCAATAAGCAATATAATTCTTGAcatatgtgatatatatatatatatgtatatactatTTTTCGTATTGTGAGTTTGTATTTTTGATTCTTTATAATTTGTAAGAGGCCCCCATACACATGAAATTCTGGTTTCGCCACTGCATATATTCACTTGTTGGACCCAACAATCACACGTATTCCCATGTCTTAGGCTTGAAAGTTCTTCACACGTGTGGGGCAACTTCCTTCTGAAGGTAACTACCCAACTTTAGAATGTGGGTTTTGTTTaatgttttcatttatttaatacTAAGTTTCATACCCTTTTACCCTCATAATATTAAATAGTGGTGCCAAAGTTTAGAAGGTAGGTACCAAGGGGGTTCAAACCTAGATTATTGGTCTACATGCCAATGTAGTTTTCCACTGGgaccttttaaaattttaatcaatcaaatttattttttaggtttttcaaTGTTTCACTATTTGGCGTATATCTTGTGGGCTTGTTGTTGCTGGTGAACTCCTCTACATCTGGATTAATCTCTTGTGATTACTGCGCTTCCATATTCATATTAAccttatataattatttgcATTTATATTAGTCCTTGTGACTCATGACCATTCGCcctgaattatgaattcaaaattatcaaagaaatCAATTTATACTTTTGGCTAGTGCAGAGAGACTACCTAGAAACAAATACTAAATAATTTAAGGGAAAAAGGCATTATTAGATCAAATAGCATTCATGTGATTTTGACCCAAAATGGCATAATCTCATCTCCGCCACCAATCCTCACCCCTATATGCTGATCTTGTGGGTTTTTGATGCCCATGAACCATGGATGCCTCTGCATTGTCTCTATACTGTTAGTTTCGAAAGCCTGCCTCTCCATTCAATGATATGTTGTTGCAGGCACTAGCAGTCCTGTTGGTTCTACTTGGAATTGTTagttctcctcctcctcactTAGAATCTTAATTTTGACGCGAATCTCCTTCAAGCTTTGGTCAATCAGCCAACCCAAATCATTCAAAGAAACCATGTTCAAACTGTGAAGGGACTTACCAGTCAAACTCTAGAATAGCACCATTGTCATCTCATTCTCCCTTTTCTCCTTCCTTTGTTTCTTCAGTTGTTCTCCTCCCTATTCACCATCTTTTTGCTCTGTTCCATCTCCGGCAGggtcttaatttttttttaagaacgCCTTGCACTTGGAGAGAGGATGGCCAAATCTCATGTTGAGTATCAGATAGGGTATAAATTAGGGCACACACTGGAACATCATAGAGGTTGTTGAGTTCACACACTTTCTTCATCAGATCCTAGTTCATTTTCTTGAATGTTGTTTCTCTAGTCGAGTAATTGCTGATGTAGGTTAGTTTCACCTTCTTTCTAGACATGGCTCTCagggaaaataaaatgaaCAATACAAACTGGCAAGAAAATTATGCATTTGCGAGTTTTCTTAAGAGGATAGCCTACGCTATATATAGAGTTGCAATAGGGCAACCTAATGAATTCTTGGAGATAACATTTTGAATGAGAATTAAATGCAGGGatatgtttttcatttttcatttttgatacAAGCAAATATTACGGAAGGGGGGAATGAACATTCCATTCTAAATGTAGGAGATTTGGTATTTTATCAGAATGGGAATGGGGAAAAAAGCTAAATGGGAATGGGGAAAAAAGCTAAATGGGAATGGGGATGAGAATGGTATACACACCTCCGATTCGACCCATTACATCtcttttctaaaaataaagaacTTACAAATGTACAGATGCATCTGCTATTGAATTGATTAATTTTGGGCATGTTTGGATAATGGATGGTTTGGGGTGTGAATTTGGAATTCAATCCGTAAATCCAAATTTAGTTGCTTGGGTCTGCATACTGGTTTTAGATTCAGGCCAAAtctatgttgttttatttcatGACATCATCTTCTTTTAATCCCAACAATATGTTAGATAAAGGTAAAGCAACAAAGGACCcattagtgtagtggtttggagtatttattCCCTCAGGAAAGGTCCTAGGTTCAAGTCTTAGCATCCGTaaagtgtgtgtgagtttaatatactATCGCCTCTCTCAATAGAAAatatccttaaaaaaaattttttttattgaaaaaaggGTAAAGCACCCATTATAGGAGATCCTAACATGTTACCTTAGACAATcaatgtaataacccaaaacaaaatatcctaaaattagtattaatttattctagcGGAAAGACGACTTTGTCCTCACCTCTTTTAAGAGGgggaaaagttgactttttgactgaGAAGGAATTTGGCAATTCCACCTACGCCGTTGGGTAGAGCTCGACgatacgagttcgtagacacgtggCACGCCCAATTTCGAATTATAACTAACGAGAAAAGGTCTAAAAGCAAAAAGGACGTAAAaggaattttaaatttcttattGCTACAGTACCCCTACAGTACCCgaacccttttttatttttctctccttcTTCCGGTTCGAGCAGCTTC
This window encodes:
- the LOC18790560 gene encoding mitogen-activated protein kinase kinase kinase 1, with protein sequence MDAKQSKRPKPKLDRRNAMRNIDYDASTSSSSSSPSSSSFGHGSPSIRTRSLDHSPLSDHQPSFRVRGIEGEFDLICRSLGLSGPEDFSIPIAAWEAQRARSSSSHFPPRSRLRHESPHELPDRAESGAVLEKSEVRVRLDNEISASNAAKFGGNARKGGGGGGIKGLRPPPIVLKSFSPQNHIRVANSPIRVGDVRYSDEEEDLVNEANGEREVIDEANFGKDNDLSDDSLSSGLSPSNNQNENESVGFDATSRAKLEPIHSIFSPNGKFRRSVSSSWQKGHRLGSGSYGTVYEGFTDDGFFFAVKEVSLLDQGSHGKQSLIQLEQEIYLLSQFEHDNIVQYLGTDKDETKLYIFLELVTKGSLANLYEKYLLRDSQVSVFTKQILSGLTYLHDRNVIHRDIKCANILVDASGSVKLADFGLAKATKFNDVKSCKGTAYWMAPEVVNQKNRGYGLAADIWSLGCAVLEMLTRQPPYSHLEGMQALFQIGRGEPPPVPDSLSTDARDFIFKCLQVNPNNRPTAAQLLNHPFVKRSPQTSSGPASPHATAYVREHFRQPSVL